From one Trachemys scripta elegans isolate TJP31775 chromosome 14, CAS_Tse_1.0, whole genome shotgun sequence genomic stretch:
- the LOC117887060 gene encoding E3 ubiquitin-protein ligase TRIM7-like, which translates to MAETACCKLIEYLNDLEAQELKFHLENYPLEDGYKRIPRSKTEAADAMDIARAMVQAYQEPRALQMAVKILDDINRKDLSVRIQKDMPEVFRQTPEPAGASEDGEKDEQEELISDMCDRFFGNKKKVEVKLDPNTAFPTLLISRDQKSMRLGDRPQYLPNNSERFDFQPCVLGAPGISRGQLDWVVEVGAGKGWIVGAARESVERKGYLYITAEQGFWGLEFNNGEYQALSTPKTTLFLRASLRRIKVHLDYILGQLSFYNNDTMEHIFTFNYPFSEKMFPFFLTWDTDIPLQLCPCD; encoded by the exons ATGGCAGAGACCGCATGCTGCAAGCTCATTGAGTATTTGAACGATCTAGAAGCGCAGGAGCTCAAGTTTCACCTGGAGAACTATCCCCTGGAAGACGGCTACAAGCGCATCCCCCGCTCCAAGACGGAGGCAGCCGATGCCATGGACATAGCTCGAGCCATGGTCCAGGCTTACcaggagcccagggctctgcagaTGGCGGTGAAGATATTGGACGACATTAATCGGAAGGATCTGTCGGTAAGGATCCAAAAGGACATGCCGGAGG TTTTCCGTCAGACGCCAGAGCCGGCTGGCGCGAGCGAGGATGGCGAAAAGGACGAGCAGGAGGAGCTGATCTCGGATATGTGCGATCGATTTTTCGGAAACAAGAAGAAAG TGGAGGTGAAGCTGGATCCCAACACCGCGTTCCCCACTCTGCTGATCTCCCGAGACCAGAAAAGCATGAGGCTTGGGGACCGCCCCCAGTACCTTCCCAACAACTCCGAGCGTTTTGATTTCCAGCCCTGCGTGCTGGGCGCCCCAGGCATCTCTAGGGGGCAGCTGGACTGGGTAGTGGAAGTGGGTGCCGGGAAAGGCTGGATCGTCGGCGCCGCCCGGGAGTCGGTGGAGAGGAAGGGGTATCTCTACATAACGGCcgagcaggggttctgggggctggAGTTTAACAATGGGGAGTACCAGGCGCTTAGCACCCCTAAGACGACACTTTTCCTACGGGCGTCTCTGCGCAGGATCAAGGTGCATCTAGACTACATCCTTGGACAACTCTCCTTCTACAACAACGACACCATGGAGCACATCTTCACCTTCAACTACCCCTTCTCTGAGAAGATGTTCCCCTTCTTCTTGACCTGGGACACGGACATCCCACTCCAGCTCTGCCCATGTGACTGA